The stretch of DNA TCTGCTCTGGCTCTGGCCGCAGTTCTGGCTACCGGTTGCAGCAGCGCATCGAAAGAAACCGAAGCACGTCTGACCGCTACTGAAGACGCAGCTGCTCGCGCTCAAGCTCGTGCAGACGAAGCATACCGTAAAGCTGATGAAGCTCTGGCTGCTGCTCAAAAAGCACAACAGACTGCTGACGAAGCTAACGAGCGTGCTCTGCGTATGCTGGACAAAGCTAGCCGCAAGTAATAATCCCTCGGGATTGTTATCAAGCCGACCCAGTTTCTGGGTCGGCTTTTTTGTGCCTGCAGCTTTTGTCCAGGCAATAAAAAACCCGCCGACGCTGCACGCGTCGGCGGGTCCGAATCCGACCTTACTGTTGCAGATCGATCGGCGCAGTCGAGACAATCGGTGCCGAGGTATTCGGCGTGCCGATTTCGGTTGGCAAGCCATCCTCTGCCGCCACTACATCGCGCACCACATCCCAGTTCACGCGCAGGTTATTGGTGATGTCTTCACGCTTGAGCATCGCGTTGATCACCGCCGTGTGCTTGTCGACCACCGACGGGTTGCCCTTGTCGTCGATCGGCGTGTGCGCTTCCAGATAGACCTTGCCGCCACTGCTGCCGAACTTGTACGCGTCGTTGAGGATGCGCACCGAGGTACCGACCGGCACCATGCTGGCCATTTCCAGCACGTTGTTGTTGAACATGCGGAAGCAACCGTGGCTGGTGCGCATGCCGATGCCGAACTTCTTGTTCGAACCGTGGATCAGGTAGCCCGGAGTACCCAAGGTGAATTTGAACGGGCCCAGCGGGTTGTCAGGACCGGCCGGCACCACGTTCGGCAGCGGATCACCATCCGCGGCGTGCTCGGCCTTGATCGAGGCTGGAGGGGTCCAGGTCGGGTTCGGTGTCTTGGCAGTGATCGAGGTGTGCGCAATCGGCGACCCCCAGCCTTCACGGCCG from Pseudomonas sp. P8_229 encodes:
- the oprI gene encoding outer membrane lipoprotei OprI, with the protein product MNNVLKFSALALAAVLATGCSSASKETEARLTATEDAAARAQARADEAYRKADEALAAAQKAQQTADEANERALRMLDKASRK
- a CDS encoding L,D-transpeptidase family protein, whose amino-acid sequence is MLPRFPAVTRCLSLAALCVAGPVAALEFPLPPPGEDIIGQVQVIKAKYEDTFADLGTTYDLGYSEMVAANPGVDAWLPGAGTEIVLPTRFILPPGPREGIVINLAEYRLYYYPKGRNVVYTFPLGIGREGWGSPIAHTSITAKTPNPTWTPPASIKAEHAADGDPLPNVVPAGPDNPLGPFKFTLGTPGYLIHGSNKKFGIGMRTSHGCFRMFNNNVLEMASMVPVGTSVRILNDAYKFGSSGGKVYLEAHTPIDDKGNPSVVDKHTAVINAMLKREDITNNLRVNWDVVRDVVAAEDGLPTEIGTPNTSAPIVSTAPIDLQQ